The genomic window ACTCCGAAGCGGTGCTGCTGGTGACCGCGGACGGGACGACGCGGCGCGGCAAGCGTGTCGAACTGAAGGCGACCGCCGACGCGGCGCTGGAGTCCGCACCCACTGTCGACAAGGTCGTGGTCATCCGGCACCTGGGAACCGAGGTTCCGATGCGGGAGGGCCGCGACGTCTACTACGACGAGCTCGACCTCGATCCGGCTCCGGTGCCGACCGCCGACACCGAGTCCAACGATCCGCTGACCATCGTCTACACCTCGGGCACCACCGGCCGCCCGAAGGGCATCGTGCACTCCCACGGTGGCTTCGCGGTGAAGACGGCGGTCGACTTCGGCTACGGCTTCGACGTGCACGAGGGCGACGTCGTCTCCTGGATCACCGATCTCGGCTGGCTCGTCGGACCGATGCTGATGACCGGTCCGCTGCAGCTGGGCGCGACGATCGTGATGATCGAGGGCTTGCCGACGCATCCCACCGCGCACCGGATGTGGGAGATCGTCGAACGTAACGGCGTCACCGTCGCCGGTATCGCGCCGACGGCGGCGCGGGCGCTGAAAGCGGCGGGCGACGCGGTCATCCACACGATGCCGAGCCTGCGCACTTTCGTGTCCACCGGCGAGGCCTGGGACGAGCCCACCTGGTGGTGGCTGTTCCAGGAGGTCGGCGGTGGTACGCGACCCATCGTCAACTACAGCGGTGGCACCGAGGTCGGTGGCGGCATCCTGATCGGGTACCCGTTCCTGCCCGCTGCCCCGGCCGCCTTCACCGGCGCACTGCCCGGCGTGGACGCCGCAGTGTTCGGTGAGGACGGCACGCCGGTCGTCGGTGAGATCGGTGAACTGGTGGTACGCAACACCTTCCCCGGCATGACACATGCCTTCTGGCAGGACGATGAGCGCTATCTCGAGACCTACTGGAACCAGTGGGACGGTGTGTGGGTGCACGGCGACCTGGCCAGCATCGACGACCAGGGTATGTGGCGCATCCACGGCCGCTCCGACGACACGATCAAACTGTCGGGTCGCCGGGTCGGTCCGGCGGAGATCGAAGCGGCGCTGTTGCGCGACAACCGGATCGCCGAGGTCGCCGTGATCGGCGTGCCCGATGAACTGCGTGGTCAGCGCGCGGTCGCTTTCGCCGTGCTCCGTTCGGCCGGCCAGACACCGGAAGACCTGCAGGACACCGCGATCGGCAATGCGGGACGCTCGTTCGCCCCCTCGGTCGTCGTCGTGGAGAGCCTGCCCAAGACCAAGAACGGAAAGATCATGCGCCGGGCCATTCGGTCCCGGTATCTCGGGACCCCGACCGGAGACATGTCCTCCCTCGACCCCGCCACCCCACTCGAAGCGATCCCCGTGTCCGCGGGCGACGAACAGGAGTAGCAATGACCGCCGCTACAGCGACCGACGACAACGTCGAAGTCGTCCGACAGGCCACGCGTGAGCTCGCGCGCAAGTTCGACAACAACTACTGGCTCGACAAGGACAACAAGCACGAATACCCCTGGGAATTCGTGAAGGCCTTCGCCGCGGGTGGCTGGCTGGGCGCGATGATCCCCGAGGAATACGGCGGCATCGGTCTCGGCCTGAAGGAAGCCGCTGTCATGCTCGGGGAGATCTCGTCCTCCGGTGCGGGCATGAGCGGTGGGTCGGCGATCCACTTCTACGTTTTCCCGCCCGCCCCGATCGTGAAGTACGGCTCGGAGGAGATGAAGCGCGAGTATCTGCCCAAGCTCGCCTCGGGTGAGCTGCTGATGGCGTTCGGCGTCACCGAACCCACCGCGGGCGTCGACACTTCGCGCATCAAGACCAAGGCGACCAAGGTCGACGGCGGGTGGGTGATCAACGGGCAGAAGGTGTTCATCACCAACGCCCAGAACGCGCACAAGATCCTGCTGCTGGCCCGCACCTCGCCGCGGCGCGACGACAAGCCGCTGTGGGGCATGTCGCTGTTCCTGGCCGACATGGATCGCTCCAGCATCACCGTTCGCGAGATCGATAAGCTCGGCCGCGCCGCGATCGACACCAACGAACTGTTCATCGACAACCTCGAGGTGTCCGACGACCGGCTCGTCGGCGAGGTCGACAAGGGCTTCTACTACCTGCTCGACGGCCTGAATCCCGAGCGCATCGTGGTCGGCATGGAAGGCGTCGGCCTCGGTCGCGCCGCGCTCGAGATCGGCGCCGAATACGCCAAGAACCGCGTGGTGTTCGACCGCCCGATCGGCCAGAACCAGGCCGTGGCACATCCGCTGGCCGATTCGTGGATCCGTCTCGAGGCCGCCGAGGGCATGATCATGCGCGCGGCGGAACTGTTCGACGCGGGTCTGCCGTGCGGTCCCGAGGCGGCCGCGGCCAAATACCTCGGTGCCGAAGCCGGTTTCGAGGCGTGTGACCGCGCGTTCTCCACGCTCGGTGGATACGCCTACGCGAAGGAGTACCACATCGAGCGGCTGTGGCGGGAGGTGCGTCTGCTGCGTAATGCCCCGTTCTCCCAGGAGATGGTGCGCAACTACATCTCCCAGCAGGTGCTCGGCCTACCCCGTTCCTACTAGGAGGAG from Nocardia bhagyanarayanae includes these protein-coding regions:
- a CDS encoding AMP-binding protein, with the translated sequence MVDVQSAEQPAWVPDEQIRERSRLLAAMRAWGFGDDAAAVTELNERAIADPEWFWRAATTDLGVDFSVPFDRAVDDSAGKPFPRWFTGGGVNIARLAAHRHAQGPAADRLAVVYEGDEGERRTLTFAELDTQVRRFAANLTQLGVRRGDRVVLFMPVVPDAAVAFLAIAMIGAVSVPTFSGYAPDALATRLQDSEAVLLVTADGTTRRGKRVELKATADAALESAPTVDKVVVIRHLGTEVPMREGRDVYYDELDLDPAPVPTADTESNDPLTIVYTSGTTGRPKGIVHSHGGFAVKTAVDFGYGFDVHEGDVVSWITDLGWLVGPMLMTGPLQLGATIVMIEGLPTHPTAHRMWEIVERNGVTVAGIAPTAARALKAAGDAVIHTMPSLRTFVSTGEAWDEPTWWWLFQEVGGGTRPIVNYSGGTEVGGGILIGYPFLPAAPAAFTGALPGVDAAVFGEDGTPVVGEIGELVVRNTFPGMTHAFWQDDERYLETYWNQWDGVWVHGDLASIDDQGMWRIHGRSDDTIKLSGRRVGPAEIEAALLRDNRIAEVAVIGVPDELRGQRAVAFAVLRSAGQTPEDLQDTAIGNAGRSFAPSVVVVESLPKTKNGKIMRRAIRSRYLGTPTGDMSSLDPATPLEAIPVSAGDEQE
- a CDS encoding acyl-CoA dehydrogenase family protein, which gives rise to MTAATATDDNVEVVRQATRELARKFDNNYWLDKDNKHEYPWEFVKAFAAGGWLGAMIPEEYGGIGLGLKEAAVMLGEISSSGAGMSGGSAIHFYVFPPAPIVKYGSEEMKREYLPKLASGELLMAFGVTEPTAGVDTSRIKTKATKVDGGWVINGQKVFITNAQNAHKILLLARTSPRRDDKPLWGMSLFLADMDRSSITVREIDKLGRAAIDTNELFIDNLEVSDDRLVGEVDKGFYYLLDGLNPERIVVGMEGVGLGRAALEIGAEYAKNRVVFDRPIGQNQAVAHPLADSWIRLEAAEGMIMRAAELFDAGLPCGPEAAAAKYLGAEAGFEACDRAFSTLGGYAYAKEYHIERLWREVRLLRNAPFSQEMVRNYISQQVLGLPRSY